A DNA window from Candidatus Protochlamydia naegleriophila contains the following coding sequences:
- the acs gene encoding acetate--CoA ligase gives MFFSSEQPKNQSNVQVLELFKEASLNREAFWAKQANTLHWFQTWNQVLQWQPPHAKWFVGGKLNACYNCLDRHMGTETRYKKALIWEGERGEVKTLTYEELFAEVCKLANVLKSLGIQKGDRVALYLPLIPESVAAMLACARIGAVHTVVFGGFSAEALKDRINDAEAKLVITADGGFRKGKVIQLKEAVDIALQECPSVEHTIVIKHTKEPIPMQPGRDLWYDQLMQDASSQCLAVEMDAEDMLFILYTSGTTGHPKGIVHTTGGYMVGVAATTKWVFDVKPSDIYWCTADIGWITGHSYVVYGPLANGMTQLLYEGAPDWPQRDRFWKLIEKHKVTTLYTAPTAIRMFMKWGEEWLKKHDLSSLRLLGSVGESINPEAWMWYYKHVGLEKCPIVDTWWQTETGSIMIAPLPGFTPLKPGSAAFPLPGIDVAILNDKGMDVNFGYLVVTSPWPSMLRGIYNDPERYEEVYWKKWNGRYYFTGDGANRDKDGYYWLLGRVDDVINVSGHRIGSIEVESALVDHSSVAEAAVIAISHPIKGQAIAAFTSLKEGFEPGEYLAEVLKHHVVEKIGALARPEKIIFVRDLPKTRSGKIMRRLLRDIAEGRILGDVTTLADPLIMNELKIQYEED, from the coding sequence GTGTTTTTTTCTTCGGAACAGCCTAAAAATCAATCCAATGTTCAAGTTTTAGAATTATTTAAAGAGGCAAGTCTTAACCGTGAAGCTTTTTGGGCTAAGCAGGCCAATACTCTTCATTGGTTTCAAACTTGGAATCAAGTCCTGCAATGGCAGCCACCTCACGCTAAATGGTTTGTAGGCGGTAAGCTCAATGCTTGCTATAACTGTCTCGATCGCCATATGGGAACCGAGACGCGCTATAAAAAAGCGCTCATTTGGGAAGGGGAACGCGGAGAGGTTAAAACCTTAACGTACGAAGAGCTTTTTGCAGAAGTCTGTAAACTAGCCAATGTTCTTAAATCCCTCGGCATTCAAAAGGGGGACCGGGTTGCTCTTTATCTTCCCCTCATTCCAGAGTCGGTTGCTGCAATGCTGGCGTGTGCACGCATTGGAGCCGTGCATACTGTCGTGTTTGGCGGATTTTCGGCTGAAGCTTTAAAAGACCGCATCAATGATGCCGAAGCAAAGCTTGTCATTACGGCTGATGGTGGATTTCGCAAAGGCAAAGTTATCCAATTAAAAGAAGCTGTCGACATTGCCCTGCAAGAGTGTCCGAGTGTTGAGCATACTATCGTCATCAAACACACTAAAGAACCCATTCCTATGCAACCTGGAAGGGATTTATGGTATGATCAATTGATGCAAGACGCTTCTAGCCAATGTCTGGCAGTGGAGATGGACGCAGAAGACATGCTTTTTATCCTTTATACTTCTGGCACGACCGGCCATCCCAAGGGAATTGTTCATACGACAGGCGGTTATATGGTGGGCGTGGCGGCGACGACTAAATGGGTGTTTGATGTTAAGCCTTCCGATATCTATTGGTGTACCGCCGATATTGGCTGGATCACAGGCCATAGTTATGTCGTTTATGGACCGCTTGCCAATGGAATGACTCAGCTTTTGTATGAAGGGGCTCCTGATTGGCCTCAGCGCGATCGTTTTTGGAAGTTAATCGAGAAGCATAAAGTCACGACTCTCTATACTGCACCGACTGCCATTAGAATGTTTATGAAATGGGGTGAAGAGTGGTTAAAGAAGCACGATCTTTCTTCTTTGCGGCTGCTTGGATCTGTTGGTGAGTCTATCAATCCGGAGGCTTGGATGTGGTATTATAAGCATGTGGGTCTGGAAAAGTGTCCGATCGTTGATACCTGGTGGCAGACTGAGACGGGGAGTATCATGATTGCACCTTTGCCGGGATTTACGCCTCTAAAGCCCGGGAGTGCGGCATTTCCCCTTCCCGGAATAGATGTTGCCATTCTTAACGATAAAGGAATGGATGTTAATTTTGGCTATCTGGTCGTGACTTCGCCTTGGCCTTCGATGCTAAGAGGGATTTATAATGACCCTGAGCGCTACGAGGAAGTCTATTGGAAAAAATGGAATGGCCGCTACTATTTTACGGGTGATGGGGCTAATCGCGACAAAGACGGCTATTATTGGCTATTGGGACGAGTTGATGACGTGATTAATGTGTCAGGCCATCGTATTGGAAGTATCGAAGTGGAAAGTGCTTTAGTGGATCATTCAAGCGTTGCAGAAGCCGCCGTCATTGCCATCAGCCATCCTATCAAGGGTCAAGCCATTGCGGCCTTTACCTCTTTAAAGGAAGGATTTGAGCCAGGAGAATACCTAGCTGAGGTTTTGAAGCATCACGTTGTTGAAAAAATCGGGGCCCTTGCAAGACCAGAAAAAATTATTTTTGTTCGCGACCTTCCCAAAACACGAAGTGGTAAAATCATGCGACGCCTGCTTCGGGACATTGCAGAAGGACGGATCCTCGGAGATGTCACGACGCTTGCCGATCCGCTAATCATGAATGAGCTTAAAATTCAGTATGAAGAGGATTGA
- a CDS encoding GlsB/YeaQ/YmgE family stress response membrane protein: MGIISTVVIGFIVGLFARALMPGRDPLGLILTTLLGIGGAVVGKFIGDTLGVYRQDQSAGFFMSLVGAMILLFLYNRFGRKEVENQDR, encoded by the coding sequence ATGGGAATCATTAGTACGGTTGTAATCGGCTTTATCGTAGGACTTTTTGCACGAGCCCTCATGCCTGGAAGAGATCCTCTAGGCCTTATTCTCACAACGCTTCTTGGAATTGGAGGAGCTGTCGTTGGAAAATTCATTGGCGATACGCTTGGCGTTTATCGGCAGGATCAATCTGCCGGGTTTTTTATGTCATTGGTCGGGGCGATGATTCTTCTCTTTTTATATAATCGCTTTGGCCGCAAGGAAGTGGAGAATCAGGACAGGTAA
- a CDS encoding aldo/keto reductase: MREEALHASDYETFLLGGDLPVRRLGFGAMRITGYGVWGDPENPQEALAVLKRALKLGINLIDTADSYGPATSEDLIAQALYPYPSDLVIATKGGLVRPGRDAWVPVGRPEYLIQCVEMSLRRLRIDRIDLYQLHAIDPEVPLEDSLGALKAMQEQGKIRHIGLSNVSVAEIERARKIVDVVSVQNHYNLRNRHSEKVLDYCEQHQLGFIPWYPIASGDLAQPGGILNAIAKEKESTPVQVALAWLLKRSKVMLPIPGTSSVKHLEENMAAASLELSDQEFAQLQAWKDGGNL; this comes from the coding sequence ATGAGAGAAGAGGCTTTACATGCGAGTGATTATGAGACGTTTCTTTTGGGGGGCGACTTACCGGTCCGTCGTTTAGGATTCGGTGCGATGCGGATCACGGGTTATGGAGTTTGGGGGGATCCTGAAAATCCGCAAGAGGCATTGGCCGTGTTGAAGCGGGCTCTCAAGCTCGGTATTAATTTGATTGATACGGCCGATTCTTACGGTCCGGCGACTTCGGAAGATTTGATTGCTCAGGCGCTTTATCCCTATCCTTCAGACCTTGTTATTGCGACCAAAGGAGGGCTTGTAAGGCCGGGACGGGATGCATGGGTGCCAGTCGGGAGACCGGAGTATTTGATTCAGTGTGTGGAAATGAGTCTAAGGCGCCTTCGGATTGATCGGATCGATCTCTATCAGTTGCATGCCATCGACCCAGAGGTGCCGCTTGAAGACTCTTTGGGGGCCTTGAAGGCAATGCAAGAGCAGGGAAAAATCCGGCACATAGGCCTATCAAATGTTTCAGTGGCCGAGATTGAGAGGGCGAGAAAGATAGTCGATGTGGTTTCTGTCCAAAATCACTATAACTTGCGCAATCGCCATTCAGAGAAGGTTTTAGATTACTGTGAACAACATCAATTAGGCTTTATTCCTTGGTATCCAATTGCAAGCGGCGATTTGGCACAGCCAGGCGGCATTCTCAATGCAATAGCTAAAGAAAAAGAAAGCACTCCTGTGCAGGTAGCACTTGCTTGGCTGCTTAAGCGCTCTAAAGTCATGCTGCCAATACCTGGGACCTCATCTGTGAAGCATTTGGAAGAAAACATGGCAGCCGCCAGTCTTGAATTAAGCGATCAAGAATTTGCACAGCTGCAGGCCTGGAAGGATGGAGGCAATCTTTGA